The Flavobacterium johnsoniae genomic sequence AAAACATTATCCGATAAAATAATTCCGCCTTTATTCATTTTTGGAACAATCATTTCCCAATAATTAAGATAGTTTTCTTTATCAGCATCAATAAAAACCAAATCAAATTTTACGTCTAAATCTGGAATAATATTTACAGCTTCTCCCAAATGCTGAAAAATCTGTTTTCCCCAAGGTGATGCATCAAAATATTTTCTTTGAAAATCTACTAATTCTTCTTTAATATCAATAGTATGCAATTGTCCAGTTTGCTGCATTCCCTCACATAAACACAATGCTGCATAACCTGTGTAAGTTCCGATTTCAAGAATATTTACAGGACGAATTAATTTAGATAACATACTCAAAACGCGTCCTTGAAAATGACCGCTTAACATTCTTGGCAATAATATTTTTTGGTATGTTTCTTTATTAAGTTTTGCTAGTAATTCTGGCTCATTTTCTGAGTGCTGTTCGATGTAATCTTCTAATTCTTGTGATATAAAATGCATGTTGTAGTATCTTGTAATTTCAGATGCAAAAATACAAAAAATATTGGCGAACTATTTGGCATAAAAAAACCATTCGTTTTTGGCGAATGGTTTCCGTTTTTACTTTTTAATTTGCTTATTTTTTCAAAGCTTCATTTACTTCTTTAGCTGTTTTTACAGTTCCGTCTTTGGCAGCTTTAGCAGCATTTTCAACTTTTTCTGCACCTTTTTTAGTTGCATCTTTTACATCTTCAGCAGCTTTTTTAGTAGCGTCTTTTACATCTTGAGCTGCAGTTTCAGTCGCATCTTTAGCTTTAGTAGCAGCGCTTTCAGCTTTACTTACAGCGCTATCTTTAACTTCTTCGATATCTGTTGTTAGAGAGTCAACTTTGTTTCCAAGAGTTAATTCGTCTTCAGCAGGTTTTGTTTCTTTTTTTTCGCAAGATTGAACCGCGAATGCTAATAAAGCGATAACAGCTAAACTTAAAATTTGTTTTTTCATAATTTCAATTTTTTTTAGGTTGATAAAACTTAAAGGTTAAATGGCTGAAAAATAAAAATACAAATTTTAAAATGATTGAGCT encodes the following:
- a CDS encoding O-methyltransferase yields the protein MHFISQELEDYIEQHSENEPELLAKLNKETYQKILLPRMLSGHFQGRVLSMLSKLIRPVNILEIGTYTGYAALCLCEGMQQTGQLHTIDIKEELVDFQRKYFDASPWGKQIFQHLGEAVNIIPDLDVKFDLVFIDADKENYLNYWEMIVPKMNKGGIILSDNVLWSGKILEPVHPNDVSTKVLLEYNQLLKDDPRVETVLLPIRDGLTVSRVL